The Pecten maximus chromosome 14, xPecMax1.1, whole genome shotgun sequence genome includes a region encoding these proteins:
- the LOC117342735 gene encoding uncharacterized protein LOC117342735 isoform X7: MAGVTLGMAGVTVGMADVTVGMAGVTVGMAGVTVGMAGVTVGMADVTVGMVGVTVGMVGVTVGMAGVTVGMVGVTVGMAGVTVGMADVTVDTAGVTLGMAGVTVGMVGVTVDTAGVTVGMVGVTVDTAGVTVDTAGVTVDTAGVTVGMVGVTVGMVGVTVDTAGVTVGMVGVTVDTAGVTVGMVGVTVGTVGVTVDTAGVTVGMVGVTVGMVGVTVDTAGVTVGMVGVTVGMVGVTVGMAGVTVDMAGVTVGTAGVTVGMVGVTVGMVGVTVGMVGVTVGMAGVTVGMAGVTVGMAGVTVGMASVTVGMVGVTVGMAGVTVGMAGITVGMVSVTVGMVGVTVGMVGVTVGMVGVTVGMVGVTVGMAGVTVGMAGVTVDTASVTVGMVGVTVGMAGVTVGMVGVTVGMVGVTVGMAGVTVGMAGVTVGMVGVTVGMAGVTVGMAGVTVGMVGVTVDTAGVTVGMVGVTVGMVGVTVAMASVTVGMVGVTVDMAGVTVGMASVTVGMVGVTVGMAGVTVGMVGVTVDMAGVTVGGN, encoded by the exons ATGGCGGGTGTTACTTTAGGTATGGCGGGTGTTACTGTAGGCATGGCGGATGTTACTGTAGGCATGGCGGGTGTTACTGTAGGCATGGCGGGTGTTACTGTAGGCATGGCGGGTGTTACTGTAGGCATGGCGGATGTTACTGTAGGTATGGTGGGTGTTACTGTAGGTATGGTGGGTGTTACTGTAGGCATGGCGGGTGTTACTGTAGGCATGGTGGGTGTTACTGTAGGCATGGCGGGTGTTACTGTAGGCATGGCGGATGTTACTGTAGACACGGCGGGTGTTACTTTAGGTATGGCGGGTGTTACTGTAGGTATGGTGGGTGTTACTGTAG ACACGGCGGGTGTTACTGTAGGTATGGTGGGTGTTACTGTAGACACGGCGGGTGTTACTGTAGACACGGCGGGTGTTACTGTAGACACGGCGGGTGTTACTGTAGGTATGGTGGGTGTTACTGTAGGTATGGTGGGTGTTACTGTAGACACGGCGGGTGTTACTGTAGGTATGGTGGGTGTTACTGTAGACACGGCGGGTGTTACTGTAGGTATGGTGGGTGTTACTGTAGGTACGGTGGGTGTTACTGTAGACACGGCGGGTGTTACTGTAGGTATGGTGGGTGTTACTGTAGGTATGGTGGGTGTTACTGTAGACACGGCGGGTGTTACTGTAGGTATGGTGGGTGTTACTGTAGGTATGGTGGGTGTTACTGTAGGCATGGCgggtgttactgtagacatggcGGGTGTTACTGTAGGTACGGCGGGTGTTACTGTAG GTATGGTGGGTGTTACTGTAGGTATGGTGGGTGTTACTGTAGGTATGGTGGGTGTTACTGTAGGCATGGCGGGTGTTACTGTAGGCATGGCGGGTGTTACTGTAGGCATGGCGGGTGTTACTGTAGGCATGGCGAGTGTTACTGTAGGTATGGTGGGTGTTACTGTAGGCATGGCGGGTGTTACTGTAGGCATGGCGGGTATTACTGTAGGTATGGTGAGTGTTACTGTAGGTATGGTGGGTGTTACTGTAGGCATGGTGGGTGTTACTGTAGGTATGGTGGGTGTTACTGTAGGTATGGTGGGTGTTACTGTAGGCATGGCGGGTGTTACTGTAGGCATGGCGGGTGTTACTGTAGACACGGCGAGTGTTACTGTAGGTATGGTGGGTGTTACTGTAGGTATGGCGGGTGTTACTGTAGGTATGGTGGGTGTTACTGTAGGTATGGTGGGTGTTACTGTAGGCATGGCGGGTGTTACTGTAGGTATGGCGGGTGTTACTGTAGGTATGGTGGGTGTTACTGTAGGTATGGCGGGTGTTACTGTAGGCATGGCGGGTGTTACTGTAGGTATGGTGGGTGTTACTGTAGACACGGCGGGTGTTACTGTAGGTATGGTGGGTGTTACTGTAGGTATGGTGGGTGTTACTGTAGCCATGGCGAGTGTTACTGTAGGTATGGTgggtgttactgtagacatggcGGGTGTTACTGTAGGTATGGCGAGTGTTACTGTAGGTATGGTGGGTGTTACTGTAGGTATGGCGGGTGTTACTGTAGGTATGGTgggtgttactgtagacatggcgggtgttactgtgggaggaaactag
- the LOC117342735 gene encoding uncharacterized protein LOC117342735 isoform X5 — MAGVTLGMAGVTVGMADVTVGMAGVTVGMAGVTVGMAGVTVGMADVTVGMVGVTVGMVGVTVGMAGVTVGMVGVTVGMAGVTVGMADVTVDTAGVTLGMAGVTVGMVGVTVGMVGVTVDTAGVTVGMVGVTVGTAGVTVDTAGVTVGMVGVTVDTAGVTVDTAGVTVDTAGVTVGMVGVTVGMVGVTVDTAGVTVGMVGVTVDTAGVTVDTAGVTVGMVGVTVGMVGVTVDTAGVTVGMVGVTVGMVGVTVGMAGVTVDMAGVTVGTAGVTVGMVGVTVGMVGVTVGMVGVTVGMAGVTVGMAGVTVGMAGVTVGMASVTVGMVGVTVGMAGVTVGMAGITVGMVSVTVGMVGVTVGMVGVTVGMVGVTVGMVGVTVGMAGVTVGMAGVTVDTASVTVGMVGVTVGMAGVTVGMVGVTVGMVGVTVGMAGVTVGMAGVTVGMVGVTVGMAGVTVGMAGVTVGMVGVTVDTAGVTVGMVGVTVGMVGVTVAMASVTVGMVGVTVDMAGVTVGMASVTVGMVGVTVGMAGVTVGMVGVTVDMAGVTVGGN; from the exons ATGGCGGGTGTTACTTTAGGTATGGCGGGTGTTACTGTAGGCATGGCGGATGTTACTGTAGGCATGGCGGGTGTTACTGTAGGCATGGCGGGTGTTACTGTAGGCATGGCGGGTGTTACTGTAGGCATGGCGGATGTTACTGTAGGTATGGTGGGTGTTACTGTAGGTATGGTGGGTGTTACTGTAGGCATGGCGGGTGTTACTGTAGGCATGGTGGGTGTTACTGTAGGCATGGCGGGTGTTACTGTAGGCATGGCGGATGTTACTGTAGACACGGCGGGTGTTACTTTAGGTATGGCGGGTGTTACTGTAGGTATGGTGGGTGTTACTGTAGGTATGGTGGGTGTTACTGTAGACACGGCGGGTGTTACTGTAGGTATGGTGGGTGTTACTGTAGGTACGGCGGGTGTTACTGTAGACACGGCGGGTGTTACTGTAGGTATGGTGGGTGTTACTGTAGACACGGCGGGTGTTACTGTAGACACGGCGGGTGTTACTGTAGACACGGCGGGTGTTACTGTAGGTATGGTGGGTGTTACTGTAGGTATGGTGGGTGTTACTGTAGACACGGCGGGTGTTACTGTAGGTATGGTGGGTGTTACTGTAGACACGGCGGGTGTTACTGTAG ACACGGCGGGTGTTACTGTAGGTATGGTGGGTGTTACTGTAGGTATGGTGGGTGTTACTGTAGACACGGCGGGTGTTACTGTAGGTATGGTGGGTGTTACTGTAGGTATGGTGGGTGTTACTGTAGGCATGGCgggtgttactgtagacatggcGGGTGTTACTGTAGGTACGGCGGGTGTTACTGTAG GTATGGTGGGTGTTACTGTAGGTATGGTGGGTGTTACTGTAGGTATGGTGGGTGTTACTGTAGGCATGGCGGGTGTTACTGTAGGCATGGCGGGTGTTACTGTAGGCATGGCGGGTGTTACTGTAGGCATGGCGAGTGTTACTGTAGGTATGGTGGGTGTTACTGTAGGCATGGCGGGTGTTACTGTAGGCATGGCGGGTATTACTGTAGGTATGGTGAGTGTTACTGTAGGTATGGTGGGTGTTACTGTAGGCATGGTGGGTGTTACTGTAGGTATGGTGGGTGTTACTGTAGGTATGGTGGGTGTTACTGTAGGCATGGCGGGTGTTACTGTAGGCATGGCGGGTGTTACTGTAGACACGGCGAGTGTTACTGTAGGTATGGTGGGTGTTACTGTAGGTATGGCGGGTGTTACTGTAGGTATGGTGGGTGTTACTGTAGGTATGGTGGGTGTTACTGTAGGCATGGCGGGTGTTACTGTAGGTATGGCGGGTGTTACTGTAGGTATGGTGGGTGTTACTGTAGGTATGGCGGGTGTTACTGTAGGCATGGCGGGTGTTACTGTAGGTATGGTGGGTGTTACTGTAGACACGGCGGGTGTTACTGTAGGTATGGTGGGTGTTACTGTAGGTATGGTGGGTGTTACTGTAGCCATGGCGAGTGTTACTGTAGGTATGGTgggtgttactgtagacatggcGGGTGTTACTGTAGGTATGGCGAGTGTTACTGTAGGTATGGTGGGTGTTACTGTAGGTATGGCGGGTGTTACTGTAGGTATGGTgggtgttactgtagacatggcgggtgttactgtgggaggaaactag
- the LOC117342735 gene encoding uncharacterized protein LOC117342735 isoform X3 produces the protein MAGVTLGMAGVTVGMADVTVGMAGVTVGMAGVTVGMAGVTVGMADVTVGMVGVTVGMVGVTVGMAGVTVGMVGVTVGMAGVTVGMADVTVDTAGVTLGMAGVTVGMVGVTVGMVGVTVDTAGVTVDTAGVTVGMVGVTVDTAGVTVDTAGVTVDTAGVTVGMVGVTVGMVGVTVDTAGVTVGMVGVTVDTAGVTVGMVGVTVGTVGVTVDTAGVTVGMVGVTVGMVGVTVDTAGVTVGMVGVTVGMVGVTVGMAGVTVDMAGVTVGTAGVTVGMVGVTVGMVGVTVGMVGVTVGMAGVTVGMAGVTVGMAGVTVGMASVTVGMVGVTVGMAGVTVGMAGITVGMVSVTVGMVGVTVGMVGVTVGMVGVTVGMVGVTVGMAGVTVGMAGVTVDTASVTVGMVGVTVGMAGVTVGMVGVTVGMVGVTVGMAGVTVGMAGVTVGMVGVTVGMAGVTVGMAGVTVGMVGVTVDTAGVTVGMVGVTVGMVGVTVAMASVTVGMVGVTVDMAGVTVGMASVTVGMVGVTVGMAGVTVGMVGVTVDMAGVTVGGN, from the exons ATGGCGGGTGTTACTTTAGGTATGGCGGGTGTTACTGTAGGCATGGCGGATGTTACTGTAGGCATGGCGGGTGTTACTGTAGGCATGGCGGGTGTTACTGTAGGCATGGCGGGTGTTACTGTAGGCATGGCGGATGTTACTGTAGGTATGGTGGGTGTTACTGTAGGTATGGTGGGTGTTACTGTAGGCATGGCGGGTGTTACTGTAGGCATGGTGGGTGTTACTGTAGGCATGGCGGGTGTTACTGTAGGCATGGCGGATGTTACTGTAGACACGGCGGGTGTTACTTTAGGTATGGCGGGTGTTACTGTAGGTATGGTGGGTGTTACTGTAGGTATGGTGGGTGTTACTGTAGACACGGCGGGTGTTACTGTAG ACACGGCGGGTGTTACTGTAGGTATGGTGGGTGTTACTGTAGACACGGCGGGTGTTACTGTAGACACGGCGGGTGTTACTGTAGACACGGCGGGTGTTACTGTAGGTATGGTGGGTGTTACTGTAGGTATGGTGGGTGTTACTGTAGACACGGCGGGTGTTACTGTAGGTATGGTGGGTGTTACTGTAGACACGGCGGGTGTTACTGTAGGTATGGTGGGTGTTACTGTAGGTACGGTGGGTGTTACTGTAGACACGGCGGGTGTTACTGTAGGTATGGTGGGTGTTACTGTAGGTATGGTGGGTGTTACTGTAGACACGGCGGGTGTTACTGTAGGTATGGTGGGTGTTACTGTAGGTATGGTGGGTGTTACTGTAGGCATGGCgggtgttactgtagacatggcGGGTGTTACTGTAGGTACGGCGGGTGTTACTGTAG GTATGGTGGGTGTTACTGTAGGTATGGTGGGTGTTACTGTAGGTATGGTGGGTGTTACTGTAGGCATGGCGGGTGTTACTGTAGGCATGGCGGGTGTTACTGTAGGCATGGCGGGTGTTACTGTAGGCATGGCGAGTGTTACTGTAGGTATGGTGGGTGTTACTGTAGGCATGGCGGGTGTTACTGTAGGCATGGCGGGTATTACTGTAGGTATGGTGAGTGTTACTGTAGGTATGGTGGGTGTTACTGTAGGCATGGTGGGTGTTACTGTAGGTATGGTGGGTGTTACTGTAGGTATGGTGGGTGTTACTGTAGGCATGGCGGGTGTTACTGTAGGCATGGCGGGTGTTACTGTAGACACGGCGAGTGTTACTGTAGGTATGGTGGGTGTTACTGTAGGTATGGCGGGTGTTACTGTAGGTATGGTGGGTGTTACTGTAGGTATGGTGGGTGTTACTGTAGGCATGGCGGGTGTTACTGTAGGTATGGCGGGTGTTACTGTAGGTATGGTGGGTGTTACTGTAGGTATGGCGGGTGTTACTGTAGGCATGGCGGGTGTTACTGTAGGTATGGTGGGTGTTACTGTAGACACGGCGGGTGTTACTGTAGGTATGGTGGGTGTTACTGTAGGTATGGTGGGTGTTACTGTAGCCATGGCGAGTGTTACTGTAGGTATGGTgggtgttactgtagacatggcGGGTGTTACTGTAGGTATGGCGAGTGTTACTGTAGGTATGGTGGGTGTTACTGTAGGTATGGCGGGTGTTACTGTAGGTATGGTgggtgttactgtagacatggcgggtgttactgtgggaggaaactag
- the LOC117342735 gene encoding uncharacterized protein LOC117342735 isoform X6, whose translation MAGVTLGMAGVTVGMADVTVGMAGVTVGMAGVTVGMAGVTVGMADVTVGMVGVTVGMVGVTVGMAGVTVGMVGVTVGMAGVTVGMADVTVDTAGVTLGMAGVTVGMVGVTVGMVGVTVDTAGVTVGMVGVTVGTAGVTVDTAGVTVGMVGVTVDTAGVTVDTAGVTVDTAGVTVGMVGVTVGMVGVTVDTAGVTVGMVGVTVDTAGVTVGMVGVTVGTVGVTVDTAGVTVGMVGVTVGMVGVTVDTAGVTVGMVGVTVGMVGVTVGMAGVTVDMAGVTVGTAGVTVGMVGVTVGMVGVTVGMVGVTVGMAGVTVGMAGVTVGMAGVTVGMASVTVGMVGVTVGMAGVTVGMAGITVGMVSVTVGMVGVTVGMVGVTVGMVGVTVGMVGVTVGMAGVTVGMVGVTVGMVGVTVGMAGVTVGMAGVTVGMVGVTVGMAGVTVGMAGVTVGMVGVTVDTAGVTVGMVGVTVGMVGVTVAMASVTVGMVGVTVDMAGVTVGMASVTVGMVGVTVGMAGVTVGMVGVTVDMAGVTVGGN comes from the exons ATGGCGGGTGTTACTTTAGGTATGGCGGGTGTTACTGTAGGCATGGCGGATGTTACTGTAGGCATGGCGGGTGTTACTGTAGGCATGGCGGGTGTTACTGTAGGCATGGCGGGTGTTACTGTAGGCATGGCGGATGTTACTGTAGGTATGGTGGGTGTTACTGTAGGTATGGTGGGTGTTACTGTAGGCATGGCGGGTGTTACTGTAGGCATGGTGGGTGTTACTGTAGGCATGGCGGGTGTTACTGTAGGCATGGCGGATGTTACTGTAGACACGGCGGGTGTTACTTTAGGTATGGCGGGTGTTACTGTAGGTATGGTGGGTGTTACTGTAGGTATGGTGGGTGTTACTGTAGACACGGCGGGTGTTACTGTAGGTATGGTGGGTGTTACTGTAGGTACGGCGGGTGTTACTGTAGACACGGCGGGTGTTACTGTAGGTATGGTGGGTGTTACTGTAGACACGGCGGGTGTTACTGTAGACACGGCGGGTGTTACTGTAGACACGGCGGGTGTTACTGTAGGTATGGTGGGTGTTACTGTAGGTATGGTGGGTGTTACTGTAGACACGGCGGGTGTTACTGTAGGTATGGTGGGTGTTACTGTAGACACGGCGGGTGTTACTGTAGGTATGGTGGGTGTTACTGTAGGTACGGTGGGTGTTACTGTAGACACGGCGGGTGTTACTGTAGGTATGGTGGGTGTTACTGTAGGTATGGTGGGTGTTACTGTAGACACGGCGGGTGTTACTGTAGGTATGGTGGGTGTTACTGTAGGTATGGTGGGTGTTACTGTAGGCATGGCgggtgttactgtagacatggcGGGTGTTACTGTAGGTACGGCGGGTGTTACTGTAG GTATGGTGGGTGTTACTGTAGGTATGGTGGGTGTTACTGTAGGTATGGTGGGTGTTACTGTAGGCATGGCGGGTGTTACTGTAGGCATGGCGGGTGTTACTGTAGGCATGGCGGGTGTTACTGTAGGCATGGCGAGTGTTACTGTAGGTATGGTGGGTGTTACTGTAGGCATGGCGGGTGTTACTGTAGGCATGGCGGGTATTACTGTAGGTATGGTGAGTGTTACTGTAGGTATGGTGGGTGTTACTGTAGGCATGGTGGGTGTTACTGTAGGTATGGTGGGTGTTACTGTAG GTATGGTGGGTGTTACTGTAGGTATGGCGGGTGTTACTGTAGGTATGGTGGGTGTTACTGTAGGTATGGTGGGTGTTACTGTAGGCATGGCGGGTGTTACTGTAGGTATGGCGGGTGTTACTGTAGGTATGGTGGGTGTTACTGTAGGTATGGCGGGTGTTACTGTAGGCATGGCGGGTGTTACTGTAGGTATGGTGGGTGTTACTGTAGACACGGCGGGTGTTACTGTAGGTATGGTGGGTGTTACTGTAGGTATGGTGGGTGTTACTGTAGCCATGGCGAGTGTTACTGTAGGTATGGTgggtgttactgtagacatggcGGGTGTTACTGTAGGTATGGCGAGTGTTACTGTAGGTATGGTGGGTGTTACTGTAGGTATGGCGGGTGTTACTGTAGGTATGGTgggtgttactgtagacatggcgggtgttactgtgggaggaaactag
- the LOC117342735 gene encoding uncharacterized protein LOC117342735 isoform X12, translating into MAGVTLGMAGVTVGMADVTVGMAGVTVGMAGVTVGMAGVTVGMADVTVGMVGVTVGMVGVTVGMAGVTVGMVGVTVGMAGVTVGMADVTVDTAGVTLGMAGVTVGMVGVTVGMVGVTVDTAGVTVGMVGVTVGTAGVTVDTAGVTVGMVGVTVDTAGVTVDTAGVTVDTAGVTVGMVGVTVGMVGVTVDTAGVTVGMVGVTVDTAGVTVGMVGVTVGTVGVTVDTAGVTVGMVGVTVGMVGVTVDTAGVTVGMVGVTVGMVGVTVGMAGVTVDMAGVTVGTAGVTVGMVGVTVGMVGVTVGMVGVTVGMAGVTVGMAGVTVGMAGVTVGMASVTVGMVGVTVGMAGVTVGMAGITVGMVSVTVGMVGVTVGMVGVTVGMVGVTVGMVGVTVGMAGVTVGMAGVTVDTASVTVGMVGVTVGMAGVTVGMVGVTVGMVGVTVGMAGVTVGMAGVTVGMVGVTVGMAGVTVGMAGVTVGMVGVTVDTAGVTVDMAGVTVGGN; encoded by the exons ATGGCGGGTGTTACTTTAGGTATGGCGGGTGTTACTGTAGGCATGGCGGATGTTACTGTAGGCATGGCGGGTGTTACTGTAGGCATGGCGGGTGTTACTGTAGGCATGGCGGGTGTTACTGTAGGCATGGCGGATGTTACTGTAGGTATGGTGGGTGTTACTGTAGGTATGGTGGGTGTTACTGTAGGCATGGCGGGTGTTACTGTAGGCATGGTGGGTGTTACTGTAGGCATGGCGGGTGTTACTGTAGGCATGGCGGATGTTACTGTAGACACGGCGGGTGTTACTTTAGGTATGGCGGGTGTTACTGTAGGTATGGTGGGTGTTACTGTAGGTATGGTGGGTGTTACTGTAGACACGGCGGGTGTTACTGTAGGTATGGTGGGTGTTACTGTAGGTACGGCGGGTGTTACTGTAGACACGGCGGGTGTTACTGTAGGTATGGTGGGTGTTACTGTAGACACGGCGGGTGTTACTGTAGACACGGCGGGTGTTACTGTAGACACGGCGGGTGTTACTGTAGGTATGGTGGGTGTTACTGTAGGTATGGTGGGTGTTACTGTAGACACGGCGGGTGTTACTGTAGGTATGGTGGGTGTTACTGTAGACACGGCGGGTGTTACTGTAGGTATGGTGGGTGTTACTGTAGGTACGGTGGGTGTTACTGTAGACACGGCGGGTGTTACTGTAGGTATGGTGGGTGTTACTGTAGGTATGGTGGGTGTTACTGTAGACACGGCGGGTGTTACTGTAGGTATGGTGGGTGTTACTGTAGGTATGGTGGGTGTTACTGTAGGCATGGCgggtgttactgtagacatggcGGGTGTTACTGTAGGTACGGCGGGTGTTACTGTAG GTATGGTGGGTGTTACTGTAGGTATGGTGGGTGTTACTGTAGGTATGGTGGGTGTTACTGTAGGCATGGCGGGTGTTACTGTAGGCATGGCGGGTGTTACTGTAGGCATGGCGGGTGTTACTGTAGGCATGGCGAGTGTTACTGTAGGTATGGTGGGTGTTACTGTAGGCATGGCGGGTGTTACTGTAGGCATGGCGGGTATTACTGTAGGTATGGTGAGTGTTACTGTAGGTATGGTGGGTGTTACTGTAGGCATGGTGGGTGTTACTGTAGGTATGGTGGGTGTTACTGTAGGTATGGTGGGTGTTACTGTAGGCATGGCGGGTGTTACTGTAGGCATGGCGGGTGTTACTGTAGACACGGCGAGTGTTACTGTAGGTATGGTGGGTGTTACTGTAGGTATGGCGGGTGTTACTGTAGGTATGGTGGGTGTTACTGTAGGTATGGTGGGTGTTACTGTAGGCATGGCGGGTGTTACTGTAGGTATGGCGGGTGTTACTGTAGGTATGGTGGGTGTTACTGTAGGTATGGCGGGTGTTACTGTAGGCATGGCGGGTGTTACTGTAGGTATGGTGGGTGTTACTGTAGACACGGCGGGTGTTACTGTAG acatggcgggtgttactgtgggaggaaactag
- the LOC117342735 gene encoding uncharacterized protein LOC117342735 isoform X13, whose translation MAGVTLGMAGVTVGMADVTVGMAGVTVGMAGVTVGMAGVTVGMADVTVGMVGVTVGMVGVTVGMAGVTVGMVGVTVGMAGVTVGMADVTVDTAGVTLGMAGVTVGMVGVTVGMVGVTVDTAGVTVGMVGVTVGTAGVTVDTAGVTVGMVGVTVDTAGVTVDTAGVTVDTAGVTVGMVGVTVGMVGVTVDTAGVTVGMVGVTVDTAGVTVGMVGVTVGMVGVTVGMVGVTVGMVGVTVGMAGVTVGMAGVTVGMAGVTVGMASVTVGMVGVTVGMAGVTVGMAGITVGMVSVTVGMVGVTVGMVGVTVGMVGVTVGMVGVTVGMAGVTVGMAGVTVDTASVTVGMVGVTVGMAGVTVGMVGVTVGMVGVTVGMAGVTVGMAGVTVGMVGVTVGMAGVTVGMAGVTVGMVGVTVDTAGVTVGMVGVTVGMVGVTVAMASVTVGMVGVTVDMAGVTVGMASVTVGMVGVTVGMAGVTVGMVGVTVDMAGVTVGGN comes from the exons ATGGCGGGTGTTACTTTAGGTATGGCGGGTGTTACTGTAGGCATGGCGGATGTTACTGTAGGCATGGCGGGTGTTACTGTAGGCATGGCGGGTGTTACTGTAGGCATGGCGGGTGTTACTGTAGGCATGGCGGATGTTACTGTAGGTATGGTGGGTGTTACTGTAGGTATGGTGGGTGTTACTGTAGGCATGGCGGGTGTTACTGTAGGCATGGTGGGTGTTACTGTAGGCATGGCGGGTGTTACTGTAGGCATGGCGGATGTTACTGTAGACACGGCGGGTGTTACTTTAGGTATGGCGGGTGTTACTGTAGGTATGGTGGGTGTTACTGTAGGTATGGTGGGTGTTACTGTAGACACGGCGGGTGTTACTGTAGGTATGGTGGGTGTTACTGTAGGTACGGCGGGTGTTACTGTAGACACGGCGGGTGTTACTGTAGGTATGGTGGGTGTTACTGTAGACACGGCGGGTGTTACTGTAGACACGGCGGGTGTTACTGTAGACACGGCGGGTGTTACTGTAGGTATGGTGGGTGTTACTGTAGGTATGGTGGGTGTTACTGTAGACACGGCGGGTGTTACTGTAGGTATGGTGGGTGTTACTGTAGACACGGCGGGTGTTACTGTAGGTATGGTGGGTGTTACTGTAG GTATGGTGGGTGTTACTGTAGGTATGGTGGGTGTTACTGTAGGTATGGTGGGTGTTACTGTAGGCATGGCGGGTGTTACTGTAGGCATGGCGGGTGTTACTGTAGGCATGGCGGGTGTTACTGTAGGCATGGCGAGTGTTACTGTAGGTATGGTGGGTGTTACTGTAGGCATGGCGGGTGTTACTGTAGGCATGGCGGGTATTACTGTAGGTATGGTGAGTGTTACTGTAGGTATGGTGGGTGTTACTGTAGGCATGGTGGGTGTTACTGTAGGTATGGTGGGTGTTACTGTAGGTATGGTGGGTGTTACTGTAGGCATGGCGGGTGTTACTGTAGGCATGGCGGGTGTTACTGTAGACACGGCGAGTGTTACTGTAGGTATGGTGGGTGTTACTGTAGGTATGGCGGGTGTTACTGTAGGTATGGTGGGTGTTACTGTAGGTATGGTGGGTGTTACTGTAGGCATGGCGGGTGTTACTGTAGGTATGGCGGGTGTTACTGTAGGTATGGTGGGTGTTACTGTAGGTATGGCGGGTGTTACTGTAGGCATGGCGGGTGTTACTGTAGGTATGGTGGGTGTTACTGTAGACACGGCGGGTGTTACTGTAGGTATGGTGGGTGTTACTGTAGGTATGGTGGGTGTTACTGTAGCCATGGCGAGTGTTACTGTAGGTATGGTgggtgttactgtagacatggcGGGTGTTACTGTAGGTATGGCGAGTGTTACTGTAGGTATGGTGGGTGTTACTGTAGGTATGGCGGGTGTTACTGTAGGTATGGTgggtgttactgtagacatggcgggtgttactgtgggaggaaactag